From the genome of Mustela erminea isolate mMusErm1 chromosome 3, mMusErm1.Pri, whole genome shotgun sequence:
AAATAGCCCTTTAGAAGAATGGTTCCCAAATGCCTGATGGAGCAGGCGGGCAGTATGCACTAGGAGGGCTTTTTAAAACTCAGCATGCCTACACAACTGATTCTACAAGTCTGGGACGTAGCTGAgggacttatttttctttttaatgtttcacaGGTAATTATGATGTATTGCCAGGGTAGGAAATCACTGCACAGTGAAAAGACGACAACTgcaaaaaatatttcagagtcTAGGAGTAAATTCCAAAGAACTATCTTGTAAAAGCAATTAGAGATTGTCAATATGGTCAGAAAGCTCAACATTAGGACTTCAaatcattttatcttaattttagcAAACAACTCTTCAGGTTCTACCCTTGTACTAATGTTTATTTGTCGTAATTCCTAAAAATACCTTTTACTGCAAATATACCATCCCCAGCaacaaaacatggaaaatagataaaaatgcgAATAGGTTTGTGTTCCTACAAGTTCCAAGACGCTTGTAAAAGTCCCTATTAAATCCCAGTTCTAAATGGGAGTTAGTGTAACTCAATGAAAATCTTAGGTCGggataaaaaaaatccaaattttcacCTTTCaggtaaaattttgaaaatgtcgCCAAATGTTTAAGGCAAAATTAAAGAGCAAAACCTCTTTATCAAGCTACTTTTGTATAGGCAAGTCACATGGACATACTGTATACTTCTTTTGGATTAATGCTTTAAGATATTTACATATCCCAGGGCAACATAGTTATTAAAACTAAAAGCAACTGCAACAAGTTTGTTAGTCTGCAAGAAGTTTGTTAGTCTGAGACTAGCCCCAGAGTGTAGTCAGAAGTTACTCCATGTCATAAGTGAGGAGACCAGGAGGCTCCTGCTTCCACAGTAAGAAGCAGTACAATTTCCGAAGGGGAAGAAACTTGTAGAACTCTTCTTAAACAGATGAATGCTGGCTTTTCCACTTAGGGGAACGATgagctagtttttaaaaagatgaaaaataactttACCACAAGATCTTCCAGAGAAGAGCCATCACTGATAACAAGGTCATTAAATTGGTCTTGGATTTGGTCCATAGTTTGTGGGAGATCTCGAGCTGGAATAAACCACTcatgttcttcttcttcctccagcATTTCTTGGAAGCAGCGTTCAATAAATTCTTCTTCCCATAACTCCTCTTCTATCtggatttataatatatatagggTAATTTATAGAACATTTGATAAGACATCACTAGGAACAGCTTAAAATATCTTGAATTAAAGCCCTTAAAACCACAATATTGTAACCTTCTCCTCTGCTTCTgtgccaagaaaaagaaaaatttaccaCAAGAGTAGGGAAGACCTATTTAGGAGTTTGTGGTCTTTGTCTTagcagaatattcttttttccagcagaatattcttttttccacttAGAGTGATGGGGAAGTAATAAATAAAGGAGTGTTTTCACTGAGGAATTTGTCAGAATTACCTGTGATACTTTAACACTACACAAACCCTAACCCGACccaaaaaatgactaaaattctGTAGAGGGTAGGGTTCGGGCATgggtaattaaaaacaaacccaaaacagaTTTATGGTAAAATCAAACTGGCTACTGATTACCAAAGCCACAATCAGGGACGAACTAGACACAAGATGGAAATAGATGCCAGAAATATGGGAATAAAAGACAACATTATCAATGTAAGAGCACGATCTAAAGGTGAAAGTGGTGTCAAGTTTTTAGGCTTATCAAATTAAGAACCTCAAGTGAAAAAAATAGCACAATTCTGTATGTTAGTACCTATGCCTGTCTGCTCCTGATTTATATTCTCTTAAGAGCAATCTGGCTGATGCAAGCAGTAGTTTCCAAACCTAACTGCACAATGGAACCATCtgggagttttttttgtttttgtttttgttttagttttattttttgttaatctctacacccaacatggggcttgaactcacaaacctgagatcaagaatcccatATGACTGAACCAGGCAGGTGTCCCCGGAcctgggagtttttaaaaaacaagttttccaGGCTCCACCCTAGTACTCCTGAATGAGAATATCTGGTGTGGGACCCTGGAAAAAGCTCCCTGAGTTATTTCAGTGAGCAGATAAACCTGGTAGTAATCAGCATTCAAATAAAATAGGAGTGGTGGCATATAAatccatatatttcatatataaggGACCAGATGAAAAACAAATTACAAGGACAAGTACATCCAAATTGAGGGCTGTCATGGGCTATGAGAAAGATCATGTTTGTACACAAAACTAACTTGTCTGTTGAATTCCTCTTCATTTTCCATCCACATGTACTCTGCAAATGGATTGTCATCTTCATGAGAATGACCATTAATAATCACATCTTCATTGATGATGCTTGGGCTAGTACTGCTGCGACTTGGATCTTTCATGGCTGGCGTTAGTTGTCGTTTTTAACCTTCAAAGAAGAATAGTTAATTTTGTCAGTcattcttacagtttttttttttttttttaaagattttatttatttatttgacagagagagatgacaagcaggcagagaggcaggcggaagagagaggaggaagcaggctccctgctgagcagagagcccaacacggggctcgatcccaggaccctgagatcatgacctgagccgaaggcagcagcttaacccactgagccacccagacgcccccattcTTTCAGTTCTTAACTAACGTCTATCACCACCAGGCATCACAGTTAGGTACCAAATGCACGTGATATATCATGCAACTGGAAAGCTTCAGTATTTATCTCAAATGATCTTAGTGTTTAAGAAAtaggattatggacactggggagggtatgtgctttggtgagtgctgtgaagtgtgtaaacctggtgattcacagacctgtacccctggggataaaaatatatgtttataaaaaataaaaaattaaaaaaaaaaaaaaaaaaagaaatagctgcAAACAGCCTAGATTCATCTATTattttctggtaaccatcaacAGTAATCAACTCTTAGAACGTAACTCCCAaatcatctgatttttaaaaattttagatatgCCTTGCTTTATAAAATAAGCATGATGTGGAAGACTTAAGTCACTAAAAGTTACTTTATGAAAAGcaaattcaacttttaaaaactggtatTAAAAAGCCCAGAGACTgcaaatgaaaatagacttaaaaaaaaaaaaaaaaagagagattttatttatttatttgacagagagagaacaagagggggaacaaaagcaggaggagagggagaagggagaggcctCCCCCCGAGCaaggagctcaacacagggctcaatcgcaggactctgggatcatgacccaaaccaaaggcagacacttaatgactgagccacccaagcgccctgaaaacacattttaataaccTCTTGGTTCCTCAGTTTCAAGGAACAGAGTGCTCTgggtcttttattctttttttaaagatttatttatttgagagagagagagagagaaagagagggaaagaatctcaagcagaatctgtgctgaatgtggaacctgggctcaatttcacaaccctgagatcatgacctgagctgaaactaagagtcagaggcttaatcaactgagccatcgtTTTACTCTTCTGGATCTTTTGACTTCATAGCATACTCTCTATTTGCTTTATCTCTGTCAAGTCCCTCCATGTCTGGATTTGTCCACTGTACAGTGTCAACCATCTAATCTATGCAATATGCATGGTTTTAAATAAGATATCTACagactttttctctttaaagattctGAGAAAGCGAGTGTGAGAGAGAtcatgggcaggggaggggtagaaggagaagcagactgaccactgagcaggaagcccaatgcaggacaccatcccaggactctgggatcatgacctgagccaaaggcaaaacacttaaccaactaagccactcaggcgcccctacagacTGCCTTTTAAACTCTTTTGTTACTTTATAGTATGTAATAAATATCTTTCCATGAAAGTTGATTAAACTCCCCTGCTGacagaaaaacttccagactaagtcaaaatgaattttccagaagaaaaatgacgGAACATCACCAAGTTCACAGTAAAGGGTATATCAAGAAAATGCAACT
Proteins encoded in this window:
- the PAIP2 gene encoding polyadenylate-binding protein-interacting protein 2; the encoded protein is MKDPSRSSTSPSIINEDVIINGHSHEDDNPFAEYMWMENEEEFNRQIEEELWEEEFIERCFQEMLEEEEEHEWFIPARDLPQTMDQIQDQFNDLVISDGSSLEDLVVKSNLNPNAKEFVPGVKY